Proteins encoded together in one Carassius auratus strain Wakin chromosome 32, ASM336829v1, whole genome shotgun sequence window:
- the LOC113051300 gene encoding uncharacterized protein LOC113051300, which produces MESTIGNGCFQLIDRIAESKGKDIHIVDLYTVPTWLPPMSCDPMLSLPDDAHLKEAVVIPIWTPGHYQLCVLKPAQRVILCLDSKCAETPHGFGAQTYKSLLREIACRIIPGKWTEKTGLDLLVGCLSNLSFYLSVIDPSMKLCLFPPFNIIKGFPGQPYGNDCGIFMLMSALYIVLDAPFDYTILDMAELRKWWCVMLMENFRLEQHGKLFAHYAEESKACLRGEQQPVFRLRKRRFGEISQEELFHVQVDETDLFTPEFASKKQVVQSPRKVRVMTDLKTASQWCIENSRDLLGSVQLPGILCMEDEEAAEALEPLFCDEFSKDDLVEPLTFVFEFMQDMHAFLENVVDKMHLQIFCRTQN; this is translated from the exons ATGGAGTCTACC ATTGGAAATGGTTGTTTTCAACTGATTGACAGAATTGCAGAGTCAAAG GGAAAGGACATTCATATTGTTGACCTGTATACCGTACCAACATGGCTACCCCCAATGAGCTGTGATCCAATGTTAAGTCTGCCT GATGATGCTCACTTAAAAGAAGCGGTGGTGATTCCAATATGGACACCAGGACACTACCAGCTGTGT GTTTTGAAACCAGCACAGAGAGTGATTCTCTGTCTAGATTCTAAATGTGCTGAGACACCACATGGATTCGGTGCCCAGACATACAAATCGCTGTTGAG GGAAATTGCATGTAGGATTATACCGGGAAAATGGACTGAAAAAACAGGCCTTGATTTACTGGTTGGCTGTCTATCTAATCTTTCCTTCTATCTATCTGTAATCGATCCATCTATGAAATTGTGCTTATTCCCGCCTTTCAATATAATTAAGGGTTTTCCAGGACAACCATATGGAAACGACTGTGGTATATTTATGTTGATG tctGCATTGTACATAGTGCTGGATGCCCCATTTGACTACACAATT CTGGACATGGCAGAGCTGAGGAAATGGTGGTGCGTCATGTTAATGGAGAACTTCAGACTGGAACA ACATGGAAAATTGTTTGCCCACTATGCTGAGGAGTCCAAAGCCTGCCTTAGAGGTGAGCAGCAGCCTGTATTTAGGTTGCGAAAAAGGAGGTTTGGAGAAATCTCTCAG GAAGAGCTTTTCCACGTACAG GTAGATGAAACTGATCTTTTCACCCCTGAATTTGCATCAAAGAAGCAGGTGGTTCAGTCTCCACGAAAA GTGCGTGTCATGACGGATCTTAAAACTGCCAGTCAGTGGTGCATAGAGAACTCTAGGGATCTTCTCGGATCAGTTCAGCTTCCTGGTATACTGTGCATGGAGGATGAAGAAGCTGCTGAGGCCTTGGAACCATTGTTCTGTGACGAGTTCAGCAAGGACGATCTTGTAGAGCCACTgacatttgtttttgaatttatgcaagacatgcatgcatttttagaGAATGTGGTGGACAAAATGCATCTGCAAATTTTTTGTCGAACACAAAATTGA